The Nitrospiraceae bacterium sequence AGAGTGATGGATCGCAATCGGAGCGCATTGGTCATCACCGATACCGAGCTGAACGTCATAGCGGCCGCCGCAATCATCGGACTTAACCGAAGGCCAAGCAGTGGATAAAAAGCACCGGCGGCCACCGGTACACCGATGGCATTGTAGAAAAAGGCAAAGAATAGATTCTGCCGGATGTTGCGCATCGTGACCTGGCTGAGCCGGCGGGCACGGGCAATGCCTCGAAGATCCCCTTCCATGGCCACATCTGTGCCCGTACCCATCGCCATGCCGACATGGGCCGGTGCATCATTGATATGAGAAATTGCCTCCTGTGTTTCCATTTTCATGGACTGTCTCTCAATTCTTTGAGGGAATAGGTTGCGAATTCTCGCTAGAAACACGATTCGTCTGTCCGGTTTCTTTTCTGGAATGAAGATTTTTGACATCTGTGTGCCAAACCCAAATCGTGTAAATGGCGGGAATGACGAAAAGAGTCAGGAGCATCGCTGAGGTCACTCCCCCAACCATGGGGGCCGCCAGTCGCTTCATGACATCCGCACCGGTCCCGGTGGCCCACATGACCGGAACGAGTCCCAGAATGTTGGCCAAGCCCGCCATGGCCATCGGACGGATACGTTCAACTGCTCCCTGCTGGACAGCTTCGATTAGGTCGTGTAAGGAATGCAGGCGATCGGCTTCCCGACGCCGTTTGACCGCCGAGTCGAGATAGGTCACCATCACCGCGCTGGTCTCCGCGGCGACGCCAGCTAGGGCAATGATCCCAACCCAGACGGCGATGCTCATGTTGTACTCCAGCCAGACCATATACCATATTGCACCGACCAGCGAGAGCGGTACGCCCAGCATGACCATGAGGGTTTTGGCCACGGAATGAAAGACGAAGTAAAACAGCACAAAAATAATGGCGATCGTCAATGGTACAAAAATGACCAGGCGTTTTTGCACGCGTTCCATAAATTCATATTGCCCTGACCAGGCTAATCGATAGCCCGGCGGCAACTCGATCTTTTCCTGTACAACCTGTTTCAACTCTTCCACGTAACTCCCGACATCCCGGCCGGTCATATCCACATATACATACCCGGTCAGCATGCCGTCTTCATCCCGGATCATCGGAGGGCCACTCACAAAGCGTAATGTGGCCAGTTGCGCCAATGGAACCTGGGCGCCGGTCGGGGTGTCCACCAACACCCGCCGAAGTTTTTCAGGGGTATCGCGAAGTTCCCGCAGATAGCGAACATTGATCGGATACCGTTCCCGACCCTCAATGGTGGTATCAATGTTTTCTCCCCCGATGGCGGATTCAATGATCCGGCCGACATCCATGACCGTGAGTCCGTAGCGGGCGATTTCTTCGCGTTGAATATCGAAATCCAAAAAATAGCCGCCAAAGACGCGTTCCGCATAGACGCTGCGTGTGCCAGGGACGTCCTTCAAAACCATTTCGAGATGTTTGCCGATTTGTTCAATTTGAGGAAGGTCCGCACCGAAAATTTTAATGCCGACGGGCGTGCGGACTCCGGTCGTCAACATATCCAAGCGGCCTTTGATCGGCATGGTCCAGGTATTGGTGACACCTGGAAATTGCAAGGTCCGATCCATTTCCTCTACGAGCCTGTCATACGTCATCCCTGGTCGCCATTGATCGTGTGATTTAAGGATTACGACGGTTTCCATCATGCTGAACGGCGCGGGGTCGGTTGACGTCTCCGCCGCCCGGCTTTCCCGAACACGCGCTCGACTTCGGGAAGGCTTTGAGTTTTGGTCCATTTGTTGGAGCAACATCGAGGCTTAATGTCACGGAAAGTCCTGGAAGAGTGGTCGGCATATAGAGAATGGTGCCTTCATACAGAGGCGGCATGAATTCGGATCCCATACGTTGAAAGGCTGGAAAGACGGTCGCTGTCAACAGAATCGCCAAAAGGATAACCCCCCAACGAACCCGTAATACCAGTCGTAAGACTGGGGCATACAGTTTCTGTAACCCGAGACTTACCGGATGCCGGCGTTCCGGGATGATCCGGCCACGCACCAGCATGGATAGCAATGCGGGAATGAGTGTAATCGCCAGGACGGCGCTCATGGCAATGGCCAGGTTTTTGGTAAAGGCCAGGGGTTTGAAGAGTCGGCCCTCCTGTCCTTCCAGCGTGAAGACCGGCATAAAGGCAATGGCAATCACCAGTAAGGAGGCAAAGAGAGCGGGACCCACCTCCTTGGCTGAATCAATCAAGACCTGGGTCCGGTCGCCTATCCGGCCGTCTTTGGCCCATTCTTCCAGCCGTTTATGGGCGTTATCCACCATCACAATGGCGGCATCGACCATATCCCCGATGGCCACGATGATGCCGCCGATGGACATGATATTCATGCCGATGCCCATCAGGTACATGGGGATGAACGCGATCAACACCGCAAGCGGTAGCGTGAGAATGGGCAGGAGTGCCGATCGCAGATGGAGCAAAAATCCGATGATGAGCACACTGACCACGATGAGTTCTTCCGTAAGATTTTCCGTGGCCGTCGCGATGGATTCCTGAATGAGTCCGCTCCGGTCGTAGGTGGTGACCACTTTGACGCCAGGGGGCATGGCTGGTTCCAATTCTTTGAGCTTGGCCTTGATCCGTTCGATGACGGTCATGGCATTTTCCCCAAATCGCATAATAACAATGGCCCCCACCACTTCCCCCCGACCATTCAGCTCGACCAGTCCTCGCCGCATATCGGGACCCAGGCTAACGGTGGCCACATCACGCAACAGAATAGGGGTTCCTTTGGGATTGACTCCCACGGCGATCTGTTCAATGTCGTCAACCGAGGTGATGTACCCTCGTCCCCGAATCATGTATTCCACACCGGAATATTCCACAACTCGGCCCCCGACATCTTCATTGCTGAACCTGATGGTTTCAATAATATGGGGCAGTGAGAGATCGTAGGCCAGAACTTTGGTTGGATCCAGATTGACCTGGTATTGGCGGACGAAGCCGCCCACGCTGGCCACCTCGGCCACACCGTCCACGGCCAGAAGCCAATAACGCAGGTACCAGTCCTGAAACGATCGTAGCGTTTCCAAATCCTGCTGGCCCGTTTCATCGATCAACGCATATTCAAACACCCAGCCGACGGCCGTGGCATCAGGACCCAATTGAGGGGTGACGCCATCCGGAAGTTTACCTGCGAGTTGATTCATGTATTCCAAAACACGGCTTCGGGCCCAGTAAATATCTGTGCCGTCTTTGAATAAGACATACACATACGAGAAGCCAAAGTCAGAGATGCCTCTCACGACGGTGACCTTGGGAGCGGATAGGAGAGCGGTGACAATGGGATAGGTGATCTGATCCTCGACCAGATCCGGTGAACGGCCGGGCCACTTGGTATAGATAATGACTTGCGTATCGGATAGATCCGGAACCGCATCGACAGGTACCTGATTCATAGCCCAGAGGCCGGCGGAAGCCAATCCGAAAAGAATCAGAAAGACAATAAAACGATTCCGGGCGCTGAATTCAATAATCTGACCGACCATGCTCACCAATTACGTTAATGTTTCATGCCTACCATGCCCCGCACGGCGGATTTTAATTGGCTTTCGGAATCAATTAGGAAGTTAGCGGAGGTCACGATGTGGTCTCCTTCTTTGACACCCTCCAGAACTTCAACCCAATCATCCGTTTGTACGCCAAGCGTGACATTTCGCCATTCCAGTGTGCCTCCTCCATGGTGAATAAATACAATCTGTCGTTCCCCCGTTTTCAGCACGGCATCGCGGGGGATAGCCAACTGGGTACCTAAGGGAACGGTAAGGTTGACGTTGGCATACATCCCGGGCTTGAGTGTTTCTTGGGGATTCTTCACCTCAAATCGTACCTTGGCGGTCCGGGTTTGAGGATCAAGGGTGGGATAAATAAATCCTACGGTGCCGGTTAGCTGGGTCTCGGGATCGTAGGAGAGGGTCACCTTGGCCTGCTGCCCCACATGAATCAGGGATAATTCATATTCGAAAATATCCGCCATGATCCAGATTTGCGACAAATTGGCAATCAAGTAGAGTTCGGTGCCGGGGGTCACATGTGTGCCGGCGCGGGCCTCCATCTTGAGGACGGTTCCTGTGATAGGGGAGTGAATGGGCAATGTTCGCAACACTGTCCCGGTTCGTTCAAGATCGTGAATGTGATCTTCCGTAATGTCCCAGAATTGAAATCGTCGGCGTGTAGCCTCGAGCAGATTCTTCGCCCCTCGGGCAACTTCCTGAAATTCGCTTTCGCCCAGGTCTCGAATCCCTTGAAGGGCCAACAAGTATTCCTCTTGCGTCGCGACAAGGTCTGGACTATAAATTGTGAAAAGGATCTGGTGCTGTTTGACATGATCCCCGATGGCGCTGACTCGCAAATCCTCAATCCATCCCTCGAATTTGATATTCACCCGGGCCAAGCGGCGTTCGTCGATTTCAACCCGTCCCACGGTACGAATGGTTCTAGCCAGAGGATGACGGGTTGCCTCCTCAAACCGCACGCCGATGGTTTGCAGTCGCTCCGGGGCAATGGTGACCATATTGGTTATGGGCATTCCTGGTGAGTCCGGAGCGAGTCCCAATTCCTGCGCCTCTTTTTCGCCTACTCCCTTGTCAGGTTGCGCCTGAGACATGTGGGTCACGGATGTTTGTGGGCTCTCCACAGGGGGATGTGGCGGTTCTTGGTATAAAAACCAGGAGGTTCCGACAACGACTCCAAGAAGGATTGCACTGATTCCGAGTATGCGAGGCCAATGGTTCATGGTCGCTCCATCCGAGAGGACTCGTGGTGCGTTGGGGAGTGGGCGGGATGTACGTGTCCATGCTCTTCCGGGATCACTGAATCCTGAGAGTCGGCGAGTGGTCCTCCGGTCAGTTCTTCCAACCTCGCAACAGCTTTTTCGTGTTCGACCATCTCCCCATGAAGCTCTAACTCGTTTTCCTGAAGAGTCAGCAAATTATTCAGGAGAGTGAGAAAGTCCACTTTGTCCACGCTATACCCCGCCTGGGCCGATTGGAGGGCAAGGGTTGCCTGGGGAATAATGGCTTCCCCGACAATTTTGACGAGTC is a genomic window containing:
- a CDS encoding efflux RND transporter periplasmic adaptor subunit, whose protein sequence is MPITNMVTIAPERLQTIGVRFEEATRHPLARTIRTVGRVEIDERRLARVNIKFEGWIEDLRVSAIGDHVKQHQILFTIYSPDLVATQEEYLLALQGIRDLGESEFQEVARGAKNLLEATRRRFQFWDITEDHIHDLERTGTVLRTLPIHSPITGTVLKMEARAGTHVTPGTELYLIANLSQIWIMADIFEYELSLIHVGQQAKVTLSYDPETQLTGTVGFIYPTLDPQTRTAKVRFEVKNPQETLKPGMYANVNLTVPLGTQLAIPRDAVLKTGERQIVFIHHGGGTLEWRNVTLGVQTDDWVEVLEGVKEGDHIVTSANFLIDSESQLKSAVRGMVGMKH